Proteins encoded by one window of Candidatus Nitrosocosmicus hydrocola:
- a CDS encoding nascent polypeptide-associated complex protein yields MMRSGNRDMRRMLDRMGLDMKDLGSVEEVIIKTDVKEIYLKKPQVVEMKGKDSTIFQVVATDIEETQRDVPSFKEEDIVLVMQQANVSKEKAIVALTDTKGDIAQAILNLTI; encoded by the coding sequence ATGATGCGTTCAGGCAATAGAGACATGCGCAGAATGCTTGACCGAATGGGTTTGGATATGAAGGACTTGGGATCAGTAGAAGAAGTGATTATAAAGACTGATGTTAAGGAGATATATCTAAAGAAACCTCAAGTGGTTGAAATGAAGGGAAAGGATAGTACTATCTTTCAGGTTGTTGCCACTGATATTGAAGAGACCCAACGAGATGTTCCTTCTTTTAAGGAGGAGGATATTGTATTGGTAATGCAGCAGGCAAATGTATCTAAAGAAAAAGCAATAGTAGCTCTAACAGACACAAAAGGAGACATTGCACAAGCGATCCTAAATTTGACAATCTAG
- a CDS encoding NUDIX hydrolase: MAEEGYNIIDTKIIHDGPVRLRIDSFTYKGKIFRKEVVEHNPSVGIIPVINENEILLIKQFRHAVNKYLVEIPAGKMEKNELPHDAAKRELAEETGYSGVLQPLTRCFLAPSYDTELMHFFVANSLTKLDNPINMDEDENITTMTVDLKDAIDYCYDGTITDCKTVSAIFLYYFTLNSEKTKKKNN; the protein is encoded by the coding sequence ATGGCTGAAGAAGGTTACAACATTATAGATACAAAAATAATTCATGATGGCCCAGTAAGACTTAGAATCGACTCATTTACCTACAAGGGCAAAATTTTTAGAAAGGAGGTAGTGGAGCATAACCCATCAGTTGGAATAATTCCCGTAATTAATGAAAATGAAATTTTATTAATAAAGCAATTCAGACATGCCGTCAACAAGTATTTGGTAGAAATACCTGCGGGTAAAATGGAAAAAAATGAACTTCCTCACGATGCCGCCAAAAGGGAATTAGCCGAGGAGACAGGATATTCAGGAGTCTTGCAACCTTTAACCAGATGTTTTTTGGCTCCAAGTTATGATACAGAATTAATGCATTTTTTTGTCGCAAATAGTTTGACCAAATTGGACAACCCGATAAATATGGATGAAGACGAAAACATTACAACTATGACTGTCGATCTAAAAGATGCGATAGACTACTGCTATGACGGTACAATAACTGATTGTAAAACTGTTTCAGCCATTTTTCTTTACTATTTTACTCTTAATAGTGAAAAGACAAAGAAAAAAAATAACTAG
- the thsB gene encoding thermosome subunit beta translates to MASIQQTAGGMPVLILKEGTKENKGRDAQKNNITAAKLVAEIVKSSLGPRGMDKMLVDSLGDVTITNDGATILKEIDVQHPAAKIMVEVAKSVDNEVGDGTTSSVIFAGALLEKAEELIGKDVHPSAIVDGFTAASEQALVILNKIALKVNVNDKDLLIKIARTSMDSKLVSDDSPILSDIVVNAAKQVAEKASTGDNLRVDLDNIKVEKKAGASIRDTTLIQGIVLDKEIVHAGMPKRIDNAKIALINSALEIEKTEMSAEIRISEPQQMQMFLEEENRMLKGMVDKIKSIGANVVLCQKGIDDIAQHYLAKGGVLAVRRVKESDMFKLSKATGARLVNNLDDLTEHDLGTANLVEERKVETDKWVFIEGCKNPKAVTILIRGGSQRVVDEADRSLHDSLMVMKDVLEKPSIVAGGGSPEAYIANEIRQWSSNLEGRAQLAAEKFAEALEVIPLTLAENAGMDPIDTMAELKAKQTKGSKWIGINVRTTSVSDIYKNNILEPTAIKEQIVKSATETACMLLRIDDVIAASKSKMPAGPPGGMGGMGGMGGMGGMGGMGGMDMD, encoded by the coding sequence ATGGCTTCAATTCAACAAACAGCTGGTGGTATGCCAGTATTAATATTAAAAGAAGGAACTAAAGAAAATAAAGGCAGAGATGCACAAAAAAATAACATTACGGCCGCAAAATTAGTAGCAGAAATAGTTAAATCAAGCCTCGGTCCTCGTGGTATGGATAAGATGCTAGTTGATTCATTAGGTGATGTTACTATCACAAATGATGGTGCAACAATTCTAAAGGAAATTGATGTACAACATCCTGCAGCAAAGATTATGGTAGAAGTTGCAAAATCTGTTGACAATGAAGTTGGTGATGGAACTACATCATCCGTAATATTTGCAGGAGCACTTTTGGAAAAGGCCGAGGAACTTATAGGAAAAGATGTTCATCCTTCTGCAATTGTTGATGGATTTACTGCTGCTTCAGAACAAGCACTAGTTATTTTAAATAAGATTGCTTTAAAGGTTAATGTCAATGATAAAGATCTTTTGATTAAAATTGCCAGAACTAGTATGGATTCCAAACTTGTATCTGATGATAGCCCTATTTTAAGTGATATTGTGGTAAATGCCGCTAAACAGGTTGCAGAAAAGGCCTCAACAGGTGACAATTTGCGTGTCGACTTGGATAACATTAAAGTGGAAAAGAAAGCAGGGGCATCAATTAGAGACACAACTCTAATTCAAGGAATAGTATTGGATAAGGAAATAGTACATGCAGGAATGCCAAAGAGGATAGATAATGCTAAAATTGCTTTAATAAACTCAGCCCTTGAAATTGAAAAAACAGAAATGAGTGCTGAAATCCGAATTAGTGAACCGCAACAAATGCAAATGTTTCTAGAGGAAGAAAACAGAATGCTAAAAGGCATGGTTGATAAAATCAAATCAATTGGGGCTAATGTTGTATTGTGTCAAAAAGGTATAGACGATATTGCACAACATTACTTGGCAAAAGGAGGAGTACTGGCAGTAAGGCGTGTAAAAGAAAGCGATATGTTCAAATTGTCCAAAGCAACAGGTGCACGACTCGTAAATAATTTGGATGACCTCACTGAACATGATTTGGGAACCGCTAATCTGGTTGAAGAAAGAAAGGTCGAAACCGACAAATGGGTATTTATTGAAGGTTGCAAAAATCCTAAGGCTGTCACTATTTTGATTCGAGGTGGTTCACAAAGAGTTGTTGATGAAGCTGATAGATCTTTACATGACTCGTTAATGGTTATGAAAGACGTCTTAGAAAAACCATCAATCGTAGCAGGTGGTGGTTCTCCAGAAGCATATATTGCAAACGAAATTAGACAATGGTCAAGTAATTTAGAGGGTCGTGCCCAATTGGCCGCAGAAAAATTTGCAGAGGCATTGGAAGTTATTCCATTGACCTTGGCAGAAAACGCCGGAATGGATCCAATTGATACTATGGCAGAACTCAAGGCCAAGCAAACAAAAGGTTCCAAATGGATTGGAATTAATGTCAGGACAACTTCAGTATCCGATATTTATAAAAACAATATACTTGAGCCAACCGCAATTAAGGAACAAATTGTTAAATCTGCAACAGAAACAGCATGCATGCTTCTAAGAATAGATGATGTCATTGCAGCCTCAAAGTCCAAAATGCCAGCTGGTCCACCTGGTGGAATGGGCGGCATGGGCGGCATGGGCGGCATGGGCGGCATGGGCGGCATGGGCGGCATGGACATGGACTAA
- a CDS encoding helix-turn-helix domain-containing protein — translation MASFCELCGKHTDVSKKVIIEKSIFNVCLSCSRRGKPVETPNSLRNMASSKGTSIAGNMATTRPTYAPYNTTGTSQNSRNIYTRKIISTPPRIKPPPLKKINMMDEMILDHEFPSLIRNARSKKGLTHDQLGQKINEKVTLIRKVETGSIRPDEILAKKLERFLGIKLYVNANEQNLEEDNS, via the coding sequence ATGGCTTCTTTTTGTGAATTATGCGGAAAACATACCGATGTTAGCAAAAAAGTAATTATTGAAAAGTCAATTTTTAATGTCTGCTTATCGTGCTCAAGAAGAGGCAAACCAGTTGAGACACCCAATTCTTTAAGAAATATGGCCTCATCAAAAGGCACTTCAATTGCAGGAAATATGGCCACCACAAGACCTACTTATGCTCCATACAATACCACGGGTACGTCTCAAAATTCAAGAAATATCTATACACGCAAGATAATATCTACCCCGCCGAGGATCAAGCCGCCACCACTGAAAAAAATTAACATGATGGATGAAATGATTCTTGATCATGAATTCCCATCGTTGATAAGAAATGCCAGAAGCAAAAAGGGCCTTACACATGACCAATTGGGTCAAAAAATTAATGAAAAGGTTACTCTAATTCGAAAGGTTGAAACAGGGTCTATCAGGCCAGACGAAATTTTAGCAAAAAAATTAGAGAGATTCTTGGGAATAAAACTTTATGTTAATGCCAATGAACAAAATTTGGAAGAAGACAATTCTTAA
- a CDS encoding formate--phosphoribosylaminoimidazolecarboxamide ligase: MTLGSHCSLQVLKGAKDEGFKTLLVCEEKRYDMYKRFKFIDDIVPVKSFSEVIDANFQSNLIEKYNPILIPHGTLISTLDMASIESIKIPIFGNKWILRWESDRVLKQQLMNESDLHSPIQLGSKNEINGLCIVKLHGAAGGKGYFLVTNKREFEEQAKVLAESRIIKSEDDLFIQKYANGVPVYLQYFYSPISNELELLGIDRRYETDIDAIGRIPSKYQLSSTIEPSYTVVGNIPIVLRESLLPEVYNMGERFVNASKKLVPPGMPGPFCIEGVYDNNAKFTAFEFSARIVAGTNLYVSGSPYSDLLYDVPMSMGRRIALEIKIAKDLSKLELITT; encoded by the coding sequence ATGACCTTGGGATCACATTGTTCACTCCAAGTTCTAAAGGGCGCCAAAGATGAAGGTTTTAAGACTCTACTAGTATGCGAGGAAAAGCGATATGATATGTACAAACGTTTCAAATTTATTGATGATATTGTTCCTGTAAAAAGTTTTAGCGAAGTTATCGATGCTAATTTTCAGTCCAACCTAATTGAAAAGTATAATCCCATTTTGATTCCCCATGGTACCTTAATATCAACTTTGGATATGGCCTCAATTGAAAGTATAAAGATTCCTATATTTGGGAATAAATGGATTTTAAGATGGGAATCTGACAGGGTTCTTAAACAGCAATTGATGAACGAATCTGATCTTCATTCTCCTATTCAACTTGGATCTAAAAATGAGATTAATGGGTTATGTATAGTAAAATTACACGGAGCGGCCGGCGGCAAGGGATATTTTCTGGTTACTAATAAAAGAGAGTTTGAGGAGCAAGCTAAAGTATTAGCCGAATCCAGAATCATCAAATCAGAAGATGATTTATTTATTCAAAAATATGCTAACGGTGTACCAGTTTATCTCCAATATTTCTATTCTCCTATAAGTAATGAACTAGAGCTGTTGGGAATTGATAGAAGATATGAAACCGATATCGATGCTATTGGTCGAATACCTTCAAAATATCAGCTTTCTTCTACGATTGAACCCTCTTATACAGTCGTAGGCAACATACCTATTGTATTAAGAGAATCTTTACTACCAGAAGTCTATAACATGGGTGAACGATTTGTAAACGCATCTAAAAAACTGGTACCACCAGGTATGCCTGGCCCATTTTGTATTGAAGGGGTATATGATAATAACGCTAAATTTACTGCATTTGAATTCTCTGCAAGAATTGTTGCCGGAACCAATCTGTATGTCTCAGGGTCTCCGTATTCGGATTTGTTGTACGACGTCCCTATGAGCATGGGCAGAAGGATAGCTCTTGAGATCAAAATTGCCAAGGATTTATCTAAACTAGAGTTGATTACAACCTAA
- a CDS encoding Lrp/AsnC family transcriptional regulator: protein MGRIDDLDLKILSELSKDASISVPRLSKKININSSVVYSRIKRLVKRGLIKKFTIIINDEALGFNVKALTGITMDSKLRDNVLTELFKIPEVREVAEVTGRFDVLVTMTARSLDEMHQIISEKVGRIEGVQKTETFIEMRKTSREIISNSEAK, encoded by the coding sequence ATGGGCAGAATTGACGATCTTGATCTAAAGATATTAAGTGAGCTGTCAAAGGATGCTAGTATATCTGTACCCAGGCTTTCAAAAAAAATCAATATCAATTCTTCAGTAGTTTATAGCAGGATCAAGCGCTTGGTCAAAAGGGGATTAATAAAGAAATTCACTATAATAATCAATGACGAGGCTTTAGGATTTAACGTTAAAGCCCTCACTGGAATAACCATGGATTCTAAATTGCGTGATAATGTTTTAACCGAGTTATTTAAGATTCCTGAAGTAAGAGAGGTGGCAGAGGTCACGGGGCGATTTGATGTACTGGTAACAATGACTGCTAGATCTTTGGATGAAATGCATCAGATAATATCAGAAAAAGTGGGACGGATTGAAGGTGTTCAAAAAACTGAAACATTTATAGAGATGAGGAAGACTTCTAGAGAAATCATATCTAATTCCGAAGCTAAATAG
- a CDS encoding thioesterase family protein gives MEFDIKVGAKNERRIKVDHNQTTSFLWEGENVFSTPSMISEMEETCRLLIKEQFLGVDSEWDSVGTIVDVNHTAATPVGAEIVLKAQVIKTESRKVSFKVSAEDSLELIGDGKHERFIINVPRFKEKFDQKVKKLNDFKKKSNPL, from the coding sequence ATGGAATTTGACATTAAAGTAGGAGCAAAAAATGAAAGAAGAATAAAAGTAGATCACAATCAAACGACAAGTTTTCTCTGGGAAGGTGAAAATGTGTTTTCAACACCATCAATGATCTCAGAAATGGAAGAAACCTGTAGATTGCTCATTAAAGAGCAATTTCTTGGTGTCGATTCAGAGTGGGATTCTGTTGGTACAATAGTCGATGTTAATCACACTGCTGCTACTCCGGTAGGGGCAGAAATTGTATTAAAAGCACAAGTCATCAAGACTGAGAGCAGGAAAGTTTCCTTCAAGGTCTCTGCCGAAGACAGCTTGGAATTAATTGGCGATGGAAAGCATGAGAGATTCATTATCAATGTACCCAGATTCAAGGAGAAATTCGATCAAAAAGTAAAAAAACTAAATGACTTTAAGAAAAAATCAAACCCGCTCTGA
- a CDS encoding tRNA (cytidine(56)-2'-O)-methyltransferase: MPKIKGKSSIEVSQNHSFAVSVLRIGHRLVRDDRTTTHAVLVSRALGCNRIYMTDVDDEIKSTLNRVNKRWGGENEFQLEIIDNWKQIIKNWKSNGGIVVHLTMYGALINEKITELRALNQDILVIIGAEKVPKEIYFLSDYNIAIGNQPHSEIAALAVFLDRIFDGNQFDRKLSNESIKIIPTEKGKNVIKKK; this comes from the coding sequence TTGCCAAAAATAAAGGGAAAGTCATCTATTGAGGTATCCCAAAATCATTCTTTTGCTGTATCAGTATTAAGGATTGGTCACAGGTTAGTAAGAGACGACCGAACTACAACTCACGCCGTGCTAGTTTCACGTGCATTAGGATGTAATAGAATCTACATGACAGACGTTGATGATGAAATCAAGAGTACCCTAAATAGGGTTAATAAGAGATGGGGCGGAGAAAATGAATTCCAACTTGAGATAATAGACAACTGGAAACAAATTATAAAAAATTGGAAATCAAATGGAGGGATTGTTGTCCACCTTACAATGTATGGTGCATTGATAAATGAGAAAATTACAGAGTTAAGGGCATTAAATCAGGATATACTAGTAATTATTGGCGCAGAGAAAGTTCCAAAGGAAATCTATTTCTTGTCTGATTACAATATTGCTATAGGAAATCAGCCACATTCAGAAATAGCCGCATTGGCAGTATTTCTTGACAGAATATTTGATGGAAATCAATTTGACAGAAAATTATCGAATGAATCGATTAAAATTATTCCTACAGAAAAAGGTAAGAATGTAATCAAAAAAAAATGA
- a CDS encoding PUA domain-containing protein: MDFIFGNGISSVLSENLDIEYSKKTGKIKSFGINDRLVGTFRTDGGIALTIYGATLFIKQKYFLENCIVPIDDAVSFVSEGRSLFVKHVFSCGSNVKSGSDVAIIDKNESILAVGRSLFSFDYYTHNSNQLESGDNIASQIRGIGVKIREGIKSRSS, translated from the coding sequence GTGGATTTTATTTTTGGTAATGGGATTAGCTCAGTGCTATCAGAGAATCTAGATATTGAATATTCAAAAAAAACAGGAAAGATAAAGAGTTTTGGTATAAATGATAGACTTGTCGGCACCTTTCGAACCGATGGGGGAATCGCTCTGACTATTTATGGTGCAACTTTATTTATAAAACAAAAATATTTTTTGGAAAATTGTATCGTCCCCATTGATGATGCTGTATCTTTTGTTTCTGAGGGCAGATCCTTGTTTGTAAAGCATGTTTTTTCGTGCGGTTCTAACGTTAAAAGCGGTTCTGATGTGGCAATAATAGATAAAAATGAATCCATTTTGGCGGTTGGTCGCTCACTATTTTCGTTTGATTACTACACACATAATTCTAATCAATTAGAATCTGGGGATAATATAGCATCTCAGATCCGTGGTATAGGTGTCAAGATTAGAGAAGGAATAAAAAGCAGAAGTTCGTAG
- a CDS encoding heme o synthase → MKTVGSQVKNYYELTKPKIWYLLVFTALGAAVSATWLFDVQVSLMTWTLLFVAIAAGSAAADTLTGYNDRDIDAIMERTKGRPIPSGRITPKNALIFGLILAGISLVCSWFINIWAFGLMAFGLFDNIIVYSKWLKRTSQSNIILGGFSGGAPALIGYIAVTFQHVEIGFAMAGLVFFWIPTHIWSLALHVKEDYKKANVPMLPVVASESKSVRIIALTTLMMVVFSILPFFFNQFGLIYLLTATVFGIVMIFLSIWLLLKPSEKTSWLVFKFSSPYLAALFIAFMVDAFFH, encoded by the coding sequence ATGAAGACCGTAGGTAGCCAAGTCAAAAATTACTATGAACTCACAAAACCAAAAATTTGGTATCTACTCGTTTTCACAGCTTTAGGTGCTGCAGTTTCAGCAACATGGTTATTTGATGTTCAAGTCAGTTTGATGACGTGGACTTTATTATTCGTCGCTATAGCTGCGGGTTCGGCTGCCGCAGATACCCTTACTGGATATAATGACCGAGATATAGATGCCATTATGGAGAGAACAAAGGGCCGTCCCATACCTTCAGGGAGAATAACCCCAAAAAATGCATTGATCTTTGGGCTCATCTTGGCAGGTATTTCTCTTGTATGTTCATGGTTCATTAATATCTGGGCTTTTGGACTCATGGCTTTTGGATTATTTGATAATATTATTGTATATAGCAAATGGTTAAAGAGAACAAGTCAATCAAACATCATTCTTGGTGGATTCTCTGGAGGAGCTCCGGCATTGATCGGATATATAGCAGTAACATTTCAACACGTGGAAATAGGTTTTGCCATGGCTGGATTGGTATTTTTCTGGATTCCAACTCATATTTGGAGCTTGGCATTACACGTAAAAGAAGATTATAAAAAAGCCAATGTTCCCATGTTGCCAGTTGTAGCAAGCGAATCTAAATCAGTGCGCATAATAGCATTGACGACTTTAATGATGGTTGTATTTAGTATATTGCCTTTCTTTTTTAATCAATTTGGTTTGATATACCTTTTGACAGCTACAGTATTTGGAATCGTCATGATATTTCTGTCGATCTGGTTGTTGCTAAAACCAAGTGAGAAAACTTCATGGCTAGTATTCAAATTTAGTAGTCCGTATTTAGCTGCATTGTTTATCGCTTTTATGGTGGATGCATTTTTTCATTGA
- the asd gene encoding aspartate-semialdehyde dehydrogenase yields MLKVALIGSTGAVGQEFVVALHKHPWFDLTHIVSSERSAGKKYIDAIRDPQSGILKWHNREQVPEYIREKVVSKIDDIDPKNFDLIFTALESDDAQIIEPKLAQHVPVISTAAAFRYENDVPILIPGINDDHTDILQKQQKERKWKGFIAPLPNCTTTGLAITLKPLIDNFGVKNVFMTSMQALSGAGRSPGVIALDILDNVIPYIPKEEEKVQIETKKILGRYDDSSKEISSNNIKVSCTCTRVPVSDGHTEVVFVETVEHADPSSVKKKMVEFSDNVSIKKLPTAPTDYIVVNDDPTRPQPRVDREVNDGMTTVVGRLRKDSVFENGIKYVLLTHNEKMGSAKGAVLLAELLKTKKII; encoded by the coding sequence ATGCTTAAAGTTGCGTTAATCGGTTCAACTGGTGCGGTTGGCCAGGAATTTGTAGTTGCACTTCATAAACATCCTTGGTTTGACCTTACTCATATTGTTTCTTCTGAGAGATCTGCTGGTAAAAAATACATTGATGCGATAAGAGATCCCCAGTCAGGTATATTAAAATGGCATAATCGAGAACAGGTTCCTGAATATATTCGAGAGAAAGTTGTTTCAAAGATAGATGATATAGATCCAAAAAATTTTGATTTGATATTCACTGCACTTGAATCTGATGACGCACAAATAATTGAACCAAAATTGGCTCAACATGTTCCTGTAATTAGTACAGCTGCTGCATTCAGGTATGAAAATGATGTACCTATACTAATTCCGGGAATCAATGACGATCATACTGACATTCTACAAAAGCAACAGAAAGAGCGTAAATGGAAGGGATTTATTGCACCTTTGCCAAATTGCACTACCACTGGACTGGCTATAACTTTAAAACCACTTATTGATAATTTTGGAGTTAAGAATGTCTTTATGACTTCAATGCAAGCCCTATCTGGTGCTGGTAGATCTCCGGGGGTAATTGCTTTAGATATCCTAGACAATGTGATACCTTACATTCCCAAAGAGGAGGAGAAAGTCCAGATTGAGACAAAAAAGATACTTGGAAGATATGATGATTCCTCAAAGGAAATTTCATCCAATAACATCAAGGTTAGCTGCACCTGCACGAGAGTTCCAGTCTCCGATGGGCACACTGAAGTAGTTTTCGTTGAGACAGTTGAACATGCCGATCCATCATCGGTCAAAAAGAAAATGGTTGAATTTTCTGACAACGTTTCTATAAAGAAACTCCCTACTGCCCCTACAGATTATATAGTAGTTAATGATGACCCGACCAGGCCTCAACCACGAGTTGATAGAGAAGTTAACGATGGAATGACTACTGTTGTGGGTAGATTAAGAAAGGACTCTGTATTTGAAAACGGAATAAAATATGTACTTTTGACCCATAACGAGAAAATGGGTTCTGCAAAAGGTGCGGTTTTGCTCGCAGAATTGCTTAAAACAAAAAAAATTATATAA
- a CDS encoding winged helix-turn-helix domain-containing protein has product MEDTQLRAKRTRIKILRAIVKKNGSACFSEIRSITGLSTGSIYYHLERMKNYVLKNSKYYVITKEGMELLVELDKRKDFALSTKSI; this is encoded by the coding sequence ATGGAAGATACGCAGCTTAGAGCTAAACGAACAAGAATCAAAATATTAAGAGCAATAGTAAAAAAAAACGGGTCTGCTTGTTTTTCTGAGATTAGATCTATCACAGGATTGTCAACTGGTTCTATTTATTATCATCTAGAAAGAATGAAAAATTATGTCCTAAAGAATTCGAAATATTACGTCATAACCAAAGAAGGAATGGAATTACTGGTTGAATTAGACAAGCGAAAAGATTTTGCCCTATCCACAAAATCTATTTAG